In Nocardioides sp. W7, the genomic stretch GGCGACCTCGGCCCGCTGGTGGCGGCGTACGTCGATGGCGGCGCCGAGCCGGGGTCGGGTCTCGTAGGCGAGCACGATCGCCGCCGCGAGCGAGTCCGCGTCGTACCCGTCCTCGTCGAGCCGGTAGCTCAACACCGGACCCTGGTCCGCGAAGTAGCCGCACGTGGGGGCGACGACCGTGGTGCCGAGGTCGCGGCACGCCTCCAACCAGCCCGAGTGGGTGCCGAAGCGGTAGGGCAGCACCGACACGTCGAGGGAGCCGAGGTGGTTGAACAGCTCCGGCTCGGAGAAGTAGTCGTGGACGTGCAGCTCCAGCTCGCCTGCAGCCGCGCGCTCGCGCAGGTACGACCCGAGCGGCGCGTCGCGTCGCGCACCGTCGTCGTCGAGCACGTCGCGGTGGCCGTTGACCTGCAGCACGGCCCCCGGGAGGGACCGGACGGTCTCGACGAGGGTCGGCAGCACGGCCATCGGGTCCATCGAGGCGCGCAGGCTCTTGACGTGCAGGCCGATCCGGAACCCCCAGTTGCGCCGGCGCGCCCGAGCGTCCTGGGCCACCGCCATCGTCCTCAGGTCGACCACGTGCGGATGCGGCAGTACGACGGCCTCGCGGCCCCACCGCAGGCGGATCTCGTCCGCCGCGCCGTCGGTCAGGGTGACCAGGGCGTCGGCGGCGGGGATCAGGACGTCGAGCTGCTCGTCGTGCAGCTCGCGGCTCGGGTGGTGCGGGTTGCGCAGGTCGTGGACGGTGAACACGAACGGCTTGCCGCGCCGCCGGAGAGCGTCGACCAGGTCGGCGAGGTGCTCGGGGGAGCGGGCGTCGAAGCCGAACTGCAGGTGGAAGAGGTCGAAGTCGGCCGTGGCCGCCCACCCGGGGTCGAGCATCACCGGGGGCCACCATCGCTGGGTCGCGGCCCGGTCCGGGGCGGCGGGGTCGGGATCCGCGAGCCGGCGCGGGCCGGGTCCGTGCGCCGGGGAGAGGTGCCGGACGTACACGTGGCCGGCCGGCACCGAGGCGACGACGATCTGGTCGACGCCGCGACCGGTCGTCGGCGATGGGTTGAGAAGGGTCACCCCGATGAGGTACCCGTGGGCGCGCAGGCCCAGGTTCGCCCGTCGGGGTGAACGTCCGGCTTTCGGGCATTCCTCGCGTTCAGGTGCGGATAACACAATGTCAAGTGCTTCGATGTAGTTAAGATCCGGTCATGGAGTGGCAGCGCGACGCACTGGCGCTTCTGGTCGGCTTCACGGTCGCCACCCTGACCGCGCCGGTCGGGGTCTCGGGGGCGGTGTTCCTGCTGCCGGTGCAACTCTCGGTGCTGCAGGTGCCGAACCCGCAGGTGACGCCGACCAACCTGCTGTTCAACGTGGTGTCGGGCCCCGGTGCGCTGTGGCGCTACTGGCGCCGCCGCCAGCTGGACCCGGGGCTGGTCCGGGCGCTGCTCCTCGGCTGCGTGCCGGGGGTCGTGATGGGCGCCGTCCTGCGGGTCCACCTGGTCAGCGACCCGACGACCTTCCGGCTGGTGGCGGCCGCCGTACTGCTGCCGACCGGGCTGTTCATCCTCTGGCCGCGCCGCGGGGGAGCCGGCGCCCGGACCGCCGGTCTCTCGCGCCGATCGGTCTCGGTGCTCGCGCTGGTCGTCGGCATCGTCGGCGGCCTGTACGGCATCGGCGGCGGCTCGATCCTGGGACCGCTGCTCGTCGGCAGCGGGCTCGCGGTCACCGTGGTCGCGCCGGCGGCCCTCGCCTCGACGATGGTGACGTCGGTCGTCGGCGTGGTGGCCTTCGCGCTCCTGGCCCTGGGCTCGGACGACCACATCGCTCCCGACTGGTCGATCGGGATCGCGTCGGGCCTCGGCGGCCTCGTCGGCGGGTACGTCGGCGCGACGCTGCAGCCGCACCTCCCCGAGCCGCTGCTCCGGCGGCTGCTGGGCCTGGCCGCGGTGGCCGTCGCGGTCGCCTATCTGGTGCAGTCGCTGAGCGGCTGAGGGCGTGCGACCACCCCTTCGGGTGGGTCGGCCTCCAGAGGTTGCGGGTAACGGTTTCTCGGACACCGAGGACTGGAGGCACGACATGTTGGCAGCGACCTGGCAGGGACCACGCGACATTCGGGTGGAGGAGGTGCCGGACCCGACCATCGTCGACCCGACGGATGCCGTCATCCGGGTCACCACGACCGGGTTGTGCGGCTCCGACCTGCACCTCTACGAGCCGCTCGCCCCGTTCATGACCCCCGGCGACATCGTCGGCCACGAGCCGATGGGGATCGTCGAGGAGGTCGGGCCCGAGGTGCGGGACCTCAAGGTCGGCGACCGGGTCGTCGTACCGTTCAACATCAGCTGCGGCTCGTGCTGGACCTGTGAGCGCAAGCTGTACAGCCAGTGCGAGACCACCCAGAACCGCGAGCACGGCACCGGCGCGAGCCTGCTCGGCTACAGCAAGCTGTACGGCGCCGTCCCGGGCGGGCAGGCCGAGTACCTCCGAGTGCAGTTCGCCGACTTCCTCCCGGTCAAGGTTCCCGAGGGCCCGCCCGACGATCGGTTCGTTTACCTCTCCGACGTGATCCCGACGGCCTGGCAGGCGGTGCGGTACGCCGACGTACCGGCCGACGGGACGCTCCTGGTGATGGGAGCGGGCCCGATCGGCGACATGGCGACGCGGATCGCGCTGCGCGACGGCGCCTGCGTGATCGTCGTGGACCGGGTGCCCGAGCGTCTCGCCCGGGTCAGCGCCCTCGGTGCGGAGACCATCGACCTCGACGCCGTCGACGACGTGGGGGACGAGGTGCGCTCGCGCACGTCCGGTCGGGGCGCGGACTCAGTGGTCGACGCCGTCGGAATGGAGGCGCACGGCAACCCGATCGCCGAGAAGCTGATCAAGGCGATCGGGCTGCTGCCGGACTCGCTCGCCGCACCGCTCATCAAGCACGCCGGGTTCGACCGGCTCGCCGCGCTGCACACCTCGATCGACGCGGTCCGCCGCGGCGGCACCGTCTCGCTGTCGGGCGTGTACGGCGGTGCCGCCGACCCGATGCCGCTGATGCAGATGTTCGACAAGCAGCTGCAGCTGCGGATGGGCCAGGCCAACGTGCGGGCCTGGACCGACGACATCCTGCCGCTCCTGCTCGATGACGCCGACCCGCTCGGCACCGAGTCGTTCGCCACCCACCGGCTGCCGCTCACGCAGGCGCCGGAGGCCTACGCCTCCTTCCGCGCCAAGGAGGACGGCATGGTCAAGGTGGTCTTCACGCCCTGATTCCTGCGGACCGTCCCGGGTCAGGGGCCGGTGGACTAGATCTCCGTCCGTTCGGTGCTGGCGCCCTCCCGCTGCCTGACAGGATGCGCCGCGTGAAGGTGCGCCGGTCCACCCATCCTCGCGAGGATCTCGGGCTGCTGGCCGGGTTGGTGCTGCTCGCGGGCCTGACCGCGATCTCGGTGCTCGGGCAGATCCAGCTGACGACCGCGATGGTGGCGGCGCCGATCGTCGCGTCGTTCTTCGCCGACGCACGCCGGACCGCGGTCGTCGCGGTCGGCGCGGTGCTGTGCTCGGTGCTGGGCGGACTCTGGCTCGACCTGCCGATCTCCGGGTCGTACTGGTTCCGGGTGGGGATCTGCGTGGTCCTGTCGGTGCTGGCGACCGTCTCCGCGCTGCTGCGGGACCGTCGCGAGACGCGGCTGCGGCGGATGATCGTGATCGCCGAGACCGCCCAGCGGGCCGTGCTGCGGGCGATGCCCTCGGCGATCGGCTCGGTGGGCCTCGCCGCCCGCTACGTCTCCGCGAGCGAGGAGGCCCTGGTCGGCGGCGACCTGTACGAGGTCGCCGCGACGCCGTACGGCGTGCGGGTCATCGTCGGCGACGTGCGGGGCAAGGGTCTGGAGGCCGTACAGACCGCAGCGGCCGTGCTCGGTGCGTTCCGCGCGGCCGCGTTCACCGAGCCGGACCCGGCCAGCCTGGCGCGCCGGATCGACGAGTCGCTCATGCAGCACCTCAGCGACGAGGAGTTCGTCACCGCGATCATCGGGCAGTTCAACGGCGAGCAGGTGCTGCTCGCCAACTGTGGCCACCACCCGCCCCTCCTGGTCTCCGGCTCGACCGCAGTTCTCGTGGACACCGGTGAGCCGACCCTGCCGCTGGGCCTCGGGAGCGCCCCGGTGCTGTCCGAGCACACCTGGGCGTCGGGCAGCCGGCTGCTCTTCTACACCGACGGGCTGGTCGAGGCCCGCGACCGCACCGGGTCGTTCTTCCCCCTCGACGACTTCGCCGCCGAGCTCGGCGACGGTCCGGTCGCCGAGGCCTTGGACCGGCTGGTCGAGCGGCTGCTCAGCTTCGGTGACCAGGGCACGAGCGACGACGTCGCGCTGGTGCTCGCGCAGAACGGCTGACCCTGGTCGGAGGTGCGGCCCGGCGTACCCCGCGAGGTGGCGCACCTCACGTTGGACCGCGACATCCGGACCCGGGTCACGGTGTTTGCCGGCGACCTCTACGCTCCCCTCGGAGCAGCGGGAATGACCGCGTCGTCGGCATGGTTGCGGCTCTGCCCGGACGGCCCCACAGGGACGGCCCGGGGACCTGTCCCCCCTCGCGAAGGAGCCACCCTTGACCCTCACTTCCGCCACCACCCCCGGCAGTGCGACAGCCCTCCTGGCCGAGCGTCTCGAGGTACTGCGCACCGAGCGTGAGCAGGTCATGGCCGAGAGCCGGCTCGAGTCCGTCGGTGACGTTGCCGACCGGGCGACCAACGTCGAGGCCACCATCCGGCTCCAGGTGCTCGACGAGCGGATCGCGACCATCGAGCTCGAGATCGAGGAGGCCGGCCGGCAGCGGCACACCGACGGCGTCGTGTCCGTCGGCGACCGGGTCACCCTCGACCTGGGCGACGGCCCGGAGACCTACGTCATCGGCTCGGTCGAGCAGGCCGTGGCCGGTGTCGACACCGTCACGCCGGGCAGCCCGCTCGGTCGCGCGATCCTCGGCGCCGAGGTCGGTGCGACCGTGACCTACTCGCCGCGCTCGGGGGTCAAGCTCACCGCGGTCGTGCTCTCCGCCGAGACCGCCTAGGAGACTGCTGAACAAGGCGGTCGAAGGGAGCGTCGTGAGGGACGTGCGCCGGCAAGGCGGAGGCGCGAAGGCACACTGGGCGTGCGTCGAGCGGCGACAACGCAGCCGGCGTGCGTTCATCGCGGCGCGTAGCCGGCCGGATTGTTCAGCAGGCTCCTAGCCCTCAGGCGGTCGCGGCCTCGACGCCACCGTCCTCGGGCGGCACCTCCCCGAGCAGCCGGTCACGCAGCCGCACCAGCCCACCGACCGCGTCCAGGAAGCGGGTCGTGCTGTCGCCGACCTGGAGGTCGTCGAAGTAGTGGTGGCGCATCGCCACCCGGGCCAGGTGGTGCTCGTCGTGCTCCAGCCGGGCGCTCAGCAGTGCCGTCAGGCCGTCGACGTTGTCGCCGTCGAGTACGTCGGCGCAGCGGCTCACCGGCACGTCCTGGCGCAGTCGCTCGGCGTCGTGGTGTCGGTCGGTGATGAAGATCGGCTTCTCGGTGCGCAGGTAGAGCCAGTCCAGCCCGACCGACGACACGTCGGTGATCATCGCGTCGCAGTCGGGCAGCACCGCGAGGATGTCGCCGACGGTGATCGCCTCGTGGCCCGCGTCCGGCTCGCGGCGGGTCGCCTCCTCGAGCACCGCGAGGATCTCGCGGTGACCGTTGTGGATGGCCGGGGTCAGGCTGGTCGGGATCTTGGGGTGCGGCTTGTAGACGAGCCGGACTTCGGGCAGCGCCACGATCGCGCGGACGATCCGGGGGCCGAAGACGTCGACCGAGGTGTAGTCGTTGTAGTCCGCGTCGCCCTCCCACGTCGGCGCGTAGAGCACGGTACGACGGGTGCTCGGCGCGAGCAGCGGCGCCGGCCGCAGGTCGAGTTGGGGCCGGCCGACGCGCACCAGGCGTGAGGTGTCGAGCTCCATCAGCCCCGCCTCGTGGCGCTGCACCGCCGCCTCGCCGGCGACGAACACGCGGTCGTAGGCCTTGGCATTGTTGCTCGCCATGCTCTGCTTGTCGCTCTCGCCGTGGTTGATGTGCACGTGCAGCATCCGGCCGTCGATGAGCGACTGGAAGTTGCGCATCGAGTTGTTGCAGTACAGGACCACCTTGGCCGCCAGGTCGGCGTACAGCTCGGTCAGCTCGGGGAACGACGGCGCGAAGAACACCGGCAGCGAGGTCTCCTCGCGGCACACCGCGGCCGACTCGGCGTCGCGGGTGACGACGCCGACCGGATGCTCCAGATCGAGCCGCTCGAGGACCGGGAGCCACTGCAGGAGCTGGTAGACCCGGGTCGGGTCGTCGGGGAAGTAGGCGAGGGTCTCGAGCGTGCGCACGCGCGGATCATAGAGCCGGAATGTTGCGACTCGTGACTTCGCGGAACGGCCCTAGAGTTGGCCCCGTGCCACCGCCGCGCCGAGTGCTCCTCGCGGTCCTCGCGCTGCCCCTCCTCGGCTGCGGTGGCGGGGGTGACGAGCCGGCGCCAGAGACGGTCGAGATGCCCAGCGGACTCACGGCGTACGTCGACCAGTCGCGGCTGCTGCGGGTGACCCGGACCGCCTTCGTGCGCCTCGTCGACGAGCCCGACCGCACCGTGACCGTCACCCGCGCCGAGGTCACCTCGCCCCGGTTCGGGACGGTCACCTGGACGGGGGAGAAGTCGTTCGTCAACGAGGCCGACCTGCCGTTCGAGATGCCGCCCGGCCGGTGCGGCGACGGGTCGGACGCCCGGGTCCGGCTCACCTACCGGCTCGACGACGGGCCGGAACGGATCTCGGAGACGACGGCGACCGACCGGTACGGCGCCGTGGGGCTCTTCCTCGACCGCGACTGCGCCGCGGAGGTGCTGGGGGAGGCCGCGACCCTGGAGCTCGGGGAGCCGAGGGTCGTCGGCGTGGGCCGCGCGTCGGTCTTCGAGGTCCCGGTGACGCTCACGCCGACCGGCGAGCGCGACGACGTGTCGTTCGCCGGGTTCGAGGGCACCCCGCTGTTCCGCAACGCCGACGGCTCGCCCGCCGCGGACCACATCCCGCCGGTTCCGCTCGGGCCCGACGACCCGCCGGCCG encodes the following:
- a CDS encoding sulfite exporter TauE/SafE family protein, which encodes MEWQRDALALLVGFTVATLTAPVGVSGAVFLLPVQLSVLQVPNPQVTPTNLLFNVVSGPGALWRYWRRRQLDPGLVRALLLGCVPGVVMGAVLRVHLVSDPTTFRLVAAAVLLPTGLFILWPRRGGAGARTAGLSRRSVSVLALVVGIVGGLYGIGGGSILGPLLVGSGLAVTVVAPAALASTMVTSVVGVVAFALLALGSDDHIAPDWSIGIASGLGGLVGGYVGATLQPHLPEPLLRRLLGLAAVAVAVAYLVQSLSG
- a CDS encoding PP2C family protein-serine/threonine phosphatase encodes the protein MKVRRSTHPREDLGLLAGLVLLAGLTAISVLGQIQLTTAMVAAPIVASFFADARRTAVVAVGAVLCSVLGGLWLDLPISGSYWFRVGICVVLSVLATVSALLRDRRETRLRRMIVIAETAQRAVLRAMPSAIGSVGLAARYVSASEEALVGGDLYEVAATPYGVRVIVGDVRGKGLEAVQTAAAVLGAFRAAAFTEPDPASLARRIDESLMQHLSDEEFVTAIIGQFNGEQVLLANCGHHPPLLVSGSTAVLVDTGEPTLPLGLGSAPVLSEHTWASGSRLLFYTDGLVEARDRTGSFFPLDDFAAELGDGPVAEALDRLVERLLSFGDQGTSDDVALVLAQNG
- a CDS encoding GreA/GreB family elongation factor; the protein is MTLTSATTPGSATALLAERLEVLRTEREQVMAESRLESVGDVADRATNVEATIRLQVLDERIATIELEIEEAGRQRHTDGVVSVGDRVTLDLGDGPETYVIGSVEQAVAGVDTVTPGSPLGRAILGAEVGATVTYSPRSGVKLTAVVLSAETA
- a CDS encoding glycosyltransferase family 1 protein, with translation MTLLNPSPTTGRGVDQIVVASVPAGHVYVRHLSPAHGPGPRRLADPDPAAPDRAATQRWWPPVMLDPGWAATADFDLFHLQFGFDARSPEHLADLVDALRRRGKPFVFTVHDLRNPHHPSRELHDEQLDVLIPAADALVTLTDGAADEIRLRWGREAVVLPHPHVVDLRTMAVAQDARARRRNWGFRIGLHVKSLRASMDPMAVLPTLVETVRSLPGAVLQVNGHRDVLDDDGARRDAPLGSYLRERAAAGELELHVHDYFSEPELFNHLGSLDVSVLPYRFGTHSGWLEACRDLGTTVVAPTCGYFADQGPVLSYRLDEDGYDADSLAAAIVLAYETRPRLGAAIDVRRHQRAEVAQAHDLLYRSLVRTSRGRR
- a CDS encoding alcohol dehydrogenase catalytic domain-containing protein, producing MLAATWQGPRDIRVEEVPDPTIVDPTDAVIRVTTTGLCGSDLHLYEPLAPFMTPGDIVGHEPMGIVEEVGPEVRDLKVGDRVVVPFNISCGSCWTCERKLYSQCETTQNREHGTGASLLGYSKLYGAVPGGQAEYLRVQFADFLPVKVPEGPPDDRFVYLSDVIPTAWQAVRYADVPADGTLLVMGAGPIGDMATRIALRDGACVIVVDRVPERLARVSALGAETIDLDAVDDVGDEVRSRTSGRGADSVVDAVGMEAHGNPIAEKLIKAIGLLPDSLAAPLIKHAGFDRLAALHTSIDAVRRGGTVSLSGVYGGAADPMPLMQMFDKQLQLRMGQANVRAWTDDILPLLLDDADPLGTESFATHRLPLTQAPEAYASFRAKEDGMVKVVFTP
- a CDS encoding CDP-glycerol glycerophosphotransferase family protein, whose protein sequence is MRTLETLAYFPDDPTRVYQLLQWLPVLERLDLEHPVGVVTRDAESAAVCREETSLPVFFAPSFPELTELYADLAAKVVLYCNNSMRNFQSLIDGRMLHVHINHGESDKQSMASNNAKAYDRVFVAGEAAVQRHEAGLMELDTSRLVRVGRPQLDLRPAPLLAPSTRRTVLYAPTWEGDADYNDYTSVDVFGPRIVRAIVALPEVRLVYKPHPKIPTSLTPAIHNGHREILAVLEEATRREPDAGHEAITVGDILAVLPDCDAMITDVSSVGLDWLYLRTEKPIFITDRHHDAERLRQDVPVSRCADVLDGDNVDGLTALLSARLEHDEHHLARVAMRHHYFDDLQVGDSTTRFLDAVGGLVRLRDRLLGEVPPEDGGVEAATA